From Myxococcus xanthus, one genomic window encodes:
- a CDS encoding exodeoxyribonuclease VII large subunit, with product MLEGRSARAREWEAHAHPYFELARARRAHSIRSIAMVTGARGVVVEDFKNNLRDSALARELKLVHVRLDDAEDVARGVRDAGALNVDLVVVARGGGGPADFIVFDNPTVVTAVAKLTGRLPVLVAVGHHVNRKTYAAQVASYRSSTPADAGTFVREHNERCAARAVPADALVKSTSTAPIARPAPLPPPSAVPSERPALPRQSSSPQFSSKAETASDSKPSAWRRRSVAVGLAVAVLAVLGAGGLVVRDRIESRLAGPTATPPPVASVAAAEVAPPPPVKPVASKRKTRKPAPKPPKEAAPTVSLPPDAGFEWPPAATVAPQELKPIEVFE from the coding sequence GTGCTGGAGGGCCGCTCGGCCCGTGCGCGGGAATGGGAGGCTCACGCTCACCCCTATTTTGAATTGGCTCGCGCACGTCGCGCGCATTCGATCCGCAGTATCGCCATGGTGACGGGGGCGCGAGGGGTAGTGGTGGAGGATTTCAAGAACAACCTGCGGGACTCCGCGCTAGCCAGGGAGCTGAAGCTTGTTCATGTACGGCTGGACGATGCGGAGGATGTTGCGCGCGGCGTCCGGGACGCAGGCGCCCTAAATGTTGATTTGGTAGTGGTTGCGCGTGGCGGTGGGGGACCTGCAGACTTCATTGTCTTCGATAACCCCACTGTCGTTACCGCCGTCGCCAAGCTGACTGGCCGGCTACCTGTCCTCGTCGCGGTGGGGCATCACGTCAATCGTAAGACGTATGCTGCACAAGTCGCGTCGTACAGGAGTAGTACCCCGGCAGATGCTGGGACGTTCGTGAGAGAGCACAACGAGAGATGTGCGGCTCGTGCGGTGCCTGCCGATGCATTGGTGAAGTCGACTTCCACTGCGCCTATCGCGCGACCCGCTCCGTTGCCTCCTCCTTCCGCAGTACCTTCAGAGCGCCCCGCTCTGCCTCGCCAGTCGTCGTCACCGCAGTTCAGTTCGAAGGCCGAGACGGCCAGCGACTCGAAGCCGAGCGCCTGGCGCCGCAGGTCCGTCGCGGTTGGGCTTGCAGTCGCTGTTCTGGCCGTCTTGGGGGCAGGGGGGCTTGTTGTGCGTGACCGCATCGAGAGCCGATTGGCCGGGCCGACGGCCACGCCTCCGCCGGTGGCGAGCGTGGCTGCGGCGGAGGTCGCCCCGCCCCCTCCTGTGAAGCCGGTGGCGTCAAAGCGAAAGACGAGAAAGCCAGCACCAAAACCTCCAAAAGAAGCTGCGCCAACGGTCAGCCTACCTCCGGATGCAGGCTTCGAGTGGCCGCCTGCTGCGACGGTAGCTCCTCAAGAACTGAAGCCGATAGAGGTGTTTGAATGA
- a CDS encoding DUF3606 domain-containing protein yields the protein MADDPNNRGSPDRDLINLSQPHEVSYWCGALGCTESQLRAAVAAVGNSAKAVRKYLGK from the coding sequence ATGGCAGACGATCCCAACAACCGCGGCAGTCCGGACAGAGACCTCATCAACTTGAGCCAGCCGCACGAGGTCAGCTATTGGTGCGGAGCACTCGGATGCACTGAGTCGCAGCTCCGTGCTGCCGTCGCAGCGGTGGGCAACTCGGCAAAGGCAGTGAGGAAGTACCTGGGCAAATAG